One Micromonospora sp. WMMD812 genomic window carries:
- the efeU gene encoding iron uptake transporter permease EfeU, whose translation MFATYLIGLREGLEATLVVSILVAFLVKSQRRDRLPQVWAGVGLAVALSVLFGWLIEYTSTTLLARSEDRELFEAVTSVAAVVFVTWMIFWMRRAARTIAGELRGKLSEALAVGSLAVAGMAFLAVIREGLETALIFYSAAQGAAGDTGPLLALIGGIVTAVVIGVLLYASALRINLTRFFTWTGALLILVAAGILKYGVHDFQEAGVLPGLNDLAFDITSVLDPSTWYAALLTGMFNITAAPTVLETIAWVAYAVPVLVLFLLPARRAAAPTPTKAAPEAGRTDADTEAASTPQRA comes from the coding sequence ATGTTCGCCACCTACCTGATCGGCCTGCGCGAGGGTCTGGAAGCGACTCTCGTGGTCAGCATCCTCGTCGCCTTCCTGGTCAAGTCGCAGCGCCGGGACCGGCTGCCCCAGGTCTGGGCCGGCGTCGGCTTGGCGGTGGCGCTGTCGGTGCTCTTCGGCTGGCTGATCGAGTACACCTCCACCACGCTGCTGGCCCGTTCGGAGGATCGCGAACTGTTCGAGGCGGTGACCTCCGTCGCGGCGGTGGTCTTCGTCACCTGGATGATCTTCTGGATGCGGCGGGCGGCCCGGACCATCGCCGGCGAGCTGCGCGGCAAGCTCAGCGAGGCGCTGGCGGTCGGGTCCCTCGCCGTGGCCGGGATGGCCTTCCTGGCGGTGATCCGCGAAGGGCTGGAGACCGCGCTCATCTTCTACTCGGCCGCCCAGGGCGCGGCGGGCGACACCGGCCCGCTGCTCGCGCTGATCGGCGGCATCGTCACCGCCGTGGTGATCGGCGTGCTGCTCTACGCGAGCGCCCTCCGGATCAACTTGACCCGCTTCTTCACCTGGACCGGCGCGCTGCTGATCCTGGTCGCCGCCGGCATCCTCAAGTACGGCGTGCACGACTTCCAGGAGGCCGGCGTCCTGCCCGGTCTGAACGACCTGGCCTTCGACATCACCAGCGTGCTCGACCCCAGCACCTGGTACGCGGCGCTGCTGACCGGGATGTTCAACATCACCGCCGCGCCGACGGTGCTCGAGACGATCGCCTGGGTGGCGTACGCCGTGCCGGTCCTCGTGCTCTTCCTGCTTCCCGCCCGCCGCGCCGCGGCGCCCACCCCCACGAAGGCCGCGCCCGAGGCCGGCCGGACCGACGCCGACACCGAGGCGGCCTCCACGCCGCAGCGTGCCTGA